From the genome of Spodoptera frugiperda isolate SF20-4 chromosome 23, AGI-APGP_CSIRO_Sfru_2.0, whole genome shotgun sequence, one region includes:
- the LOC118266663 gene encoding uncharacterized protein LOC118266663: MCHIGIKQMQKKIGKLYTARNLTKNITKTCKLCDICIKNKTRGQLKYGLMSYLGPATKPLEIVSIDTIGGFGGSRSTKKYLHLLVDHFTRYAYIVNSKTQSAKDFIKLLNNVPNCHEIGIVLTDQYPGINSQEFKTFLQKISITLIFTAVNSPFSNGLNERLNQTLVNKIRCKLNEKPNTTAWTSIAHNCVDKYNNTEHSITGFAPRYLMDGTDVSLIPNELKLEKQTSDWMRDRKTAIERSIKSHEYNKTIVNKKRIKYNFEVGDMVYVENGHKLNRRKLDELRIGPFKIEEKVSQSIYKINTGHKKKESNLFHITKLTPVPIPE; the protein is encoded by the coding sequence ATGTGTCACATAGGCATAAAACAAATGCAAAAGAAAATAGGAAAACTATACACAGCAAggaatttaactaaaaacataacaaaaacatgtaaattatgcgatatatgtataaagaataAGACAAGAGGACAGTTAAAATATGGTTTAATGTCGTACCTAGGTCCTGCTACAAAACCATTGGAAATTGTCTCAATAGACACAATTGGGGGATTCGGAGGTTCTAGGTCAACTAAGAAATATCTGCACCTCTTAGTCGATCATTTTACTCGATACGCTTATATAGTAAATTCAAAGACACAGAGTGCTAAAGActtcataaaacttttaaataatgtacCGAATTGTCATGAAATTGGTATAGTACTCACTGATCAGTACCCCGGGATAAATTCAcaagaatttaaaacatttttacaaaaaatatctatcaCACTAATTTTCACTGCAGTAAACTCACCTTTTTCCAATGGACTCAACGAGAGGCTTAACCAAAcactggtaaataaaataagatgcaAGCTAAATGAAAAACCAAATACTACAGCATGGACGAGTATTGCTCATAATTGTGTAGACAAATATAACAATACAGAACATTCAATAACAGGTTTTGCACCAAGATACCTAATGGATGGCACCGATGTCTCACTAATACCCAATGAACTAAAACtggaaaaacaaacaagtgactGGATGAGAGATAGAAAAACTGCAATAGAGAGATCTATAAAATCACATgagtacaataaaacaatagtaaataagaagagaataaaatataatttcgaaGTAGGTGATATGGTATATGTTGAAAATGGACACAAATTAAATAGAAGAAAATTGGATGAGTTAAGGATTGGTCCatttaaaatagaagaaaaagtaTCACAATCAATATACAAGATTAATACAGGCCACAAGAAGAAGGAATCAAATCTGTTTCATATTACTAAACTGACTCCTGTGCCCATACCAGAATAA
- the LOC118266982 gene encoding uncharacterized protein LOC118266982, with amino-acid sequence MKAVQGLTRFSVSHLNRVNICCLDISSRLQVRHSAILFNSHFKLLAPTAVKIRSLGLGPTSKDFDDQPQAQITSPLTKLHANELVLHLNDEERKVLLHALQQYESKRIKEDYEDKLAGRRWRSKLGRPSKVPTLGDVDPTGSYCEVPEDWLKNKYAAKVPAPTTKELLHLSLANAIPFIGFGFLDNFIMIIAGDSIETGMSAYITLSTMAAAALGNTLSDVIGIGSAYYVERVASLVGLGAPKLSPVQLDMTISRRFSNLGRVVGITVGCILGMAPLLFMDEDSKSEQKKEELI; translated from the exons ATGAAAGCAGTACAAGGCTTAACTAGGTTTAGTGTATCACATCTAAATAGGGTTAATATATGTTGTCTGGATATTTCATCGAGACTGCAGGTGCGACATAGTGCCATTTTATTCAACTCACATTTTAAGTTATTAGCACCTACAGCGGTTAAAATTAGAAGTTTGGGGCTTGGACCAACTTCTAAAGATTTTGATGATCAGCCACAGGCACAAATTACTAGCCCTTTGACAAAACTACACGCCAATGAACTTGTGCTACACTTAAATGATGAAGAAAGGAAAGTTTTGCTCCACGCCTTACAACAGTATGAATCTAAGAGAATTAAGGAAGATTATGAAG ATAAGTTAGCTGGTAGAAGATGGCGCAGCAAGCTAGGGAGACCAAGCAAAGTACCAACATTAGGAGACGTAGATCCTACAGGTTCCTACTGTGAGGTGCCAGAAGACTGGCTAAAGAATAAGTATG CGGCCAAGGTACCAGCACCCACCACAAAGGAGCTGTTACACT tgtCGTTGGCAAATGCAATACCATTCATTGGATTTGGATTCTTGGACAACTTTATCATGATCATAGCT GGAGACAGTATAGAAACAGGCATGAGTGCATACATTACGTTGTCAACGATGGCTGCGGCGGCATTGGGCAACACGCTCAGTGACGTCATCGGCATCGGCTCTGCTTACTACGTGGAACGAGTCGCCTCATTGGTCGGCCTGGGCGCACCAAAACTATCTCCTGTGCAGCTTGATATGACCATCTCCAGGCGGTTTTCAAACTTG GGTCGCGTTGTCGGTATCACAGTGGGCTGCATTCTGGGAATGGCGCCATTGCTCTTCATGGATGAAGATTCAAAATCTGAACAGAAAAAAGAAGAGCTGATATAG